In Xenopus tropicalis strain Nigerian chromosome 5, UCB_Xtro_10.0, whole genome shotgun sequence, one genomic interval encodes:
- the espnl gene encoding espin-like protein yields the protein MEPVEQAVISEQKIGRCLQKAKITSLFNSRNGQENQSQTLQDLLQHSDKSRIIQGLQKARITSIFLQAGEHSEASFDRDQNPQPDSGSLVDLDALVPTHDDQGQLFPEWKRQVMLRRLQAHLEEEAMQGEWRYSHTQSAVLGPYGELLTEEELHILDGQMEGLRRRRECQQYEQELSRQVQQLQAMLPTPLINVTLNAKLLQNKEDPDWCVSMSNVIDSMSQLLSSTGVTPDDSYRIVKSKSNQSHPSSPVTELLQCGVSVRRLKVQFERQHQTHLPTGIKNIILNRESEDASDSGLSSEECSSISDSPIPLRTLRKERIVLLFLSHWKKSAYSLRAAIKATANSDLKGIVNNKLHKKMLQLDHNPTQCTKEPDSKAKVHVESITTNIQVLKRDVKLGSLSEMFEIDKNGMLSASKNMEDANKINQNGIAPVEEGVPSRLGSVLEHLRKQRTTVQRLIGSWKTAHQNSSESSNNNPSALPPPEHLLSTSFSQPSKNHERLTLDLFMLGYFRLLEQEMPEEERRMRHLLCFEVFDQLGHHGWETAKAFHSTVLEEIATGRRTWSDGFEDIKVRFFGSGTQRKDRNNQTRNVSEDEDLCQCIERSFTFWKEKEAEMFGT from the exons ATGGAGCCTGTGGAGCAAGCAGTGATTTCGGAGCAGAAGATTGGAAGGTGTCTTCAGAAAGCCAAGATCACATCCCTCTTCAACAGC CGAAATGGACAGGAAAACCAGTCTCAAACGCTACAGGATCTTTTACAGCACTCCGACAAGTCAAGAATTATTCAAGGCCTTCAGAAAGCCAGAATCACAAGCATTTTCCTTCAGGCT GGAGAACATTCTGAGGCATCTTTTGACAGGGACCAAAACCCCCAGCCAGATTCAGGTTCCCTGGTTGATTTGGATGCTTTAGTACCTACTCATGATGATCAGGGGCAGTTATTTCCAGAATGGAAGAGGCAAGTGATGCTGCGCAGACTACAAGCTCACTTGGAGGAAGAAGCCATGCAG GGAGAATGGCGGTACTCTCACACTCAGAGCGCTGTTCTTGGGCCATACGGTGAGTTATTGACTGAAGAAGAGCTTCATATTCTTGATGGACAAATGGAAGGACTGCGTCGTAGAAGAGAATGCCAGCAGTATGAGCAGGAACTCTCACGCCAGGTGCAGCAATTGCAAGCCATGTTGCCTACGCCCTTGATAAATGTCACCCTTAATGCTAAACTTCTTCAGAACAAAGAGGACCCAGACTGGTGTGTCTCTATGTCTAATGTGATTGACAGTATGTCCCAACTTCTCTCTTCCACCGGTGTAACACCAGATGATTCATACAGAATTGTCAAATCTAAATCAAATCAATCTCATCCATCTTCTCCTGTGACAGAGCTACTGCAATGTGGGGTGTCAGTCCGAAGATTAAAGGTCCAGTTTGAGAGACAACATCAAACTCATCTTCCGACTGgtataaaaaacattattttgaataGGGAATCAGAGGATGCCAGTGATTCAGGGCTAAGTTCAGAAGAATGTTCTTCAATCAGTGATTCTCCTATACCACTCCGAACACTAAGGAAAGAGAGAATTGTGCTCTTGTTTCTAAGTCACTGGAAGAAATCGGCATATTCATTGCGTGCTGCAATTAAAGCTACAGCAAATTCAGATCTCAAAGGAATTGTGAACAACAAATTACATAAAAAGATGTTGCAACTTGACCACAACCCGACTCAATGCACTAAAGAGCCAGACTCAAAAGCAAAAGTACATGTTGAAAGTATTACAACAAATATTCAGGTTCTGAAGAGGGATGTAAAGTTAGGATCCCTATCAGAGATGTTTGAAATAGATAAAAATGGAATGCTATCAGCATCAAAGAACATGGAAGATGCTAATAAGATAAACCAGAATGGAATAGCGCCTGTAGAAGAAGGGGTGCCTTCACGTTTGGGCAGTGTGCTGGAGCATTTACGGAAGCAAAGGACCACTGTTCAGCGTCTCATAGGAAGTTGGAAGACAGCTCATCAGAATAGTTCTGAATCTTCCAATAATAATCCATCTGCTCTTCCACCCCCTGAGCACTTGTTGTCCACCTCCTTCAGCCAGCCTTCTAAGAATCATGAGAGACTAACTTTAGACCTGTTCATGTTGGGCTACTTCCGACTACTGGAGCAGGAGATGCCAGAGGAGGAAAGACGGATGAGACATCTTCTCTGTTTTGAGGTTTTTGATCAGCTGGGGCACCATGGGTGGGAAACAGCCAAAGCTTTCCATTCTACTGTTCTAGAAGAGATAGCTACAGGGCGCAGAACATGGTCTGATGGATTTGAGGACATCAAAGTCCGTTTCTTTGGATCAGGGACACAAAGGAAAGACCGAAATAACCAGACCCGTAATGTTTCAGAAGATGAGGATTTGTGTCAGTGCATTGAGAGAAGCTTTACATTTTGGAAGGAGAAAGAGGCCGAAATGTTTGGAACTTAA